From the genome of Paracidovorax avenae:
AGCGCCGCACCGCGGCGTAGCGTGCCTGGCACGGATCCAGCGCGCTGACGCTACGGCGCCGCGGTGTCGGACGCCCCCGACAGCCGTGCGGCGGCAGGGCCGACCCCGGCAGGGCGGCGTGCGGCCTACAGTGGGTCTTCCACACCGGGCCGCAGCGCGCCCGGCCACGCACCCTACCGGAGGCTCTCCCATGACCCAGGATTCCCCCCAGACCACGCTCTGGAAGCTGATCAAGGACATCCGCTTCGGCATGCTCACCCACCGCTCGGCCACCGGCCAGCTGCATGCGCATCCGCTGACCACGCAGAACAAGGACATCGACGAGCACTCGGAGCTGTACTTCTTCATTCCGCACGACGGCGAGCTCGCGCAGCGCCTGAAGGCCGATGCCCAGGTGAATGTGACTTACGCGAACCCGGAGAAGGACAGCTACGTGTCCCTGTCCGGCTCGGCTGGTTTCATCGAGGACAAGGCCCGCAAGGAGGCGCTGTGGTCGCCCGCGGCCAAAGCCTGGTTCCCCCAGGGCATCGATGATCCCAACCTGGCACTGCTGGTGATCCGCATCCAGCACGCCGAATACTGGGACGTGAAGGAAAGCAAGATGACCCAGCTCTTCAAGATGGCCAAGGCGGCCGTCACCGGCAACCCGCCGAATATGGGGGAGCACAGGGAACTGTCGCTGTCCTGATGCGGCCGATTCGGCACCAACCTTTGAAGGAGACAGGCATGTCCGACAAGCAGCAGCCCGGCACGGGCAAGGTCGAGAACGACCACAACCAGCAAGGTAACCAGGAACCCACGCAGCGCAACGAAGGCCAGCGCACGCCGCAAAGCCGACACGACCGCGACGCGCACGTGGGCAGCAGCAACCAGGTGCAGTCGCGCCAGGGTGGTGGTGGCCCTTCCACCGGCGGGGGTGGCCGCGGGGCGGGCTGACGGCGCCGGCCTGGTTCGGAAGCGGGAAGGGCGACAATCGCCCCATGCCGTCCCGTATCGCCGTCATCGATTTTGAAACCACCGGCATGACGCCCTCGCAGGGCGCACGTGCCACCGAGGTGGCCATCGTGCTCATGGAAGAGGGCCGGCCTGTGGACCGGTTCCAGAGCCTCATGAAGACCGGGGCCTGGCTGCCCCCCTTCATCATCCAGCTCACGGGCATCACGCCGGCCATGCTGGACACCGCGCCCCCCGCCGAGTCGGTGATGCGCGATGCCGCACGCTTTGTCGGTGATGCGCCCATGGTGGCGCACAACGCGTCGTTCGACAGCCGCTTCTGGGCGGCAGAACTGGCCCGTGCGGACCTGCCCGCGCCCCACGCTTTCGCCTGCACGGTGCTGCTGTCCCGCCGCCTGTATCCCGAAGCCGCGAGCCACCAATTGGGCCGCATCGTGGCGCACCTCGGCCTGCCACCCGCTGCACGCGCCCACCGTGCGCTGGCTGATGCGGAAATGGCCGCGGCACTGCTGGGACGCATGCAGCACGACCTGCGCACCCGCTACGGCATCGCCGATCCCGGCCACGCACTGCTCGCGTCGCTGCAGCGATGCGCACGCAAGGGAATGGACAAGCTGCTGGCACGGCATGCCACGGGTGGAGACCTGTGGCGGGACGCCGGCCGCTGCGAGCCGTCAGCCCCGCTGCCCTGAAGGCCGAAGCAACTCCCGCGCAGCAGTTCCCACACGGCACCGTCCGGTCAGAACACCGCCCGGGCCGCAGCCGGCGCCAGGGCATCGGCCAGATCGCGTGCCAGGGGTCCGACTTCCGGGCCGGCGAGATCCCCGAGGCTGATGCGTACCGCCGGACCGCTGGCAATGCGGAAAGGCACCCCCGCCTGGGCCGCCCAGCCCCGGGCGGCCAGCGCGGACAGCACCGCGCTTTCGTCACGCACCGGAATCCACAGATGCAGGCCCTCGCCGGCCGCGGCCCCGGTGGCCGCCGGGGCCGCCGGCTGCGACCGGAGGGCGAACTCCAGTGCCTGCCGCCGCCGCGCATAGGCCTGGGCTGCCTGGGCGAGCTGGCCTGAACGCAGGGCATCCCGCCAGAGCCGGGCAGCCAGCGCCTGGAGCAGCCGGCTGACCGATCGCCCACCTGCGGCCTGCTGGGCACGCATGGCATCGATGAGCGCCGGTGTGCCGGCCGCGAGCGCCACGCGCATGTCCGGACCGAGGAACTTGCCCACGGAGAGGACGTAAAGCCAGAGCGGGGGCAGTGCGGCCGCCGGAGCCAGCGGCTCCTGGCTGAGCGGCCCCCAGTGGTCGTCCAGGATGCACAGCAGGTGGGGACGGCCGTGCAGGGCTCGGCGCAGGGCTTTCCACCGCGGCTCGGAGATCGCGCAGCCGGTGGGATTGTGGGCGCGCGGCGTGAGCACCAGCGCGGCGCAGCTGTCCAGGCATTCGGCGGACGGCACCTGCACGCCCTGGTCGTCCATCGGCAGGGACACCGCCTTGAGCCGCAGCGCATGCAGCAGCGCGGCCATCGGGGGCCAGCAGGGATCTTCGACCGCGACGCGGTCGCCAGGGCGCGCATGGTGGCGCAATGCCGCTTCCACGGCGTCCAGCGTGCCCGAAAACACGCCCGTGGCATCGTGGGGCAGCCCCTGGCTGCCCAGCCACTCCAGCGCCATTTCGCGCCAGAGGGAGACCTCGGCATCCCCACCGTAGCCAGGGCCTGCATCCAGCGGCACCCCCTGCCAGCCGTTGGAGGGAAGCCGCGGAAGAAGGGTGCGGTCCCCATGGCCGCCAGCGAGATCGCGCAGGCCCGTGGGCAGCGCCATCGCCTCGGCCACCGGGGGCCGGGCCGAGGCCACGCGCGTTCCGCGGCGGCCGTCGGTCACCAGCCGGCCGGCATCGCGCAGGCGCGCATAGGCTGCGGCCACGGTGTTCGGATTGACACCCAGTTGCAAGGCCAGCGCGCGCACCGCGGGCAGCGCATCCCCGCACGAAAGCGCCCCGGAGCGCAGGTGGGATTCGATGCTGTCCGCGATTTCCGCTGCCGACGATCCATCGAAATGCATTGTCTTCATACATTCATTTTAATGTATTAGTACAAATATCATTTGTATGGATACATTGGTTTCGCCCGGTGCTGAGACGGGATTTGCTTTCCTCGCATGGCCCAAGGAAATCTCCCGAAAACGCTGCGCGAAACGTGAAAGGGAAGAAAAAAGGCCCCGGAAACCGGGGCCGTGGCGTGGGGGGATGCAGGGCGGCGTGCAGGAGCCGGCAGGCGCTCACGCCGGATCGGGCGCGTATTTGTCGCCCACCTGTTCGCGCAGGGGGTGCGTGTCATAAACGATGTGCATGTCCTGGATTTCGGCGCTGCCTTCGGCGAAGCGAAAGACGTCCACGCAGGTGAAATGGACGATCCGCCCGTCGTTCAGCGTCCAGTCGTACCGGAAGTACGCGGCCACGCGCACCAGGCCCGCCTCGGGCT
Proteins encoded in this window:
- a CDS encoding pyridoxamine 5'-phosphate oxidase family protein — protein: MTQDSPQTTLWKLIKDIRFGMLTHRSATGQLHAHPLTTQNKDIDEHSELYFFIPHDGELAQRLKADAQVNVTYANPEKDSYVSLSGSAGFIEDKARKEALWSPAAKAWFPQGIDDPNLALLVIRIQHAEYWDVKESKMTQLFKMAKAAVTGNPPNMGEHRELSLS
- a CDS encoding PolC-type DNA polymerase III → MPSRIAVIDFETTGMTPSQGARATEVAIVLMEEGRPVDRFQSLMKTGAWLPPFIIQLTGITPAMLDTAPPAESVMRDAARFVGDAPMVAHNASFDSRFWAAELARADLPAPHAFACTVLLSRRLYPEAASHQLGRIVAHLGLPPAARAHRALADAEMAAALLGRMQHDLRTRYGIADPGHALLASLQRCARKGMDKLLARHATGGDLWRDAGRCEPSAPLP
- a CDS encoding aminotransferase class I/II-fold pyridoxal phosphate-dependent enzyme; translation: MKTMHFDGSSAAEIADSIESHLRSGALSCGDALPAVRALALQLGVNPNTVAAAYARLRDAGRLVTDGRRGTRVASARPPVAEAMALPTGLRDLAGGHGDRTLLPRLPSNGWQGVPLDAGPGYGGDAEVSLWREMALEWLGSQGLPHDATGVFSGTLDAVEAALRHHARPGDRVAVEDPCWPPMAALLHALRLKAVSLPMDDQGVQVPSAECLDSCAALVLTPRAHNPTGCAISEPRWKALRRALHGRPHLLCILDDHWGPLSQEPLAPAAALPPLWLYVLSVGKFLGPDMRVALAAGTPALIDAMRAQQAAGGRSVSRLLQALAARLWRDALRSGQLAQAAQAYARRRQALEFALRSQPAAPAATGAAAGEGLHLWIPVRDESAVLSALAARGWAAQAGVPFRIASGPAVRISLGDLAGPEVGPLARDLADALAPAAARAVF